A single region of the Rhizobium sp. NLR16a genome encodes:
- the lnt gene encoding apolipoprotein N-acyltransferase → MERLADRVILVWGLKRSLLAVAAGAFAALALPPFGFFAAMFLSFTLLVWLLDGAAASPESGLIGRLWPAFAVGWLFGFGYFVAGLWWIGHALLVDSEEFAWALPLAVLGLPAGLAVFYGLATALARIVWSDGMGRIAALAAGFGLMEWLRSMILTGFPWNAIGYGLMPVPLMMQSAHVIGAMGVTALAVFVFSAPALIGTRQGAKSGIALAALLFAAHLGYGAYAVHLAPRPQPLPEDKRPVVRLVQPAIDQSAKMDNDADRNAIFETHLKLSAEAPRNGGRKPNIIVWPETSIPFILTDNQDALTRIADTLDDDQVLIAGAVRAEEMGPGTPVRYYNSIYVIDGRGQIIAASDKVHLVPFGEYLPFEDILTELGIQNVVEIPGGFSAAASRHLLALPGGLNLYPLICYEIIFPGEMTGDIVDANALLNLTNDAWFGITPGPYQHFQQARVRAIETGLPLIRDANNGISAIVNAHGEIIAGLDLGETGFIDATVDGLGNGFGTTYPRETYFWLTEALLMLIALISRGSFILGLN, encoded by the coding sequence ATGGAGCGGCTTGCGGACAGGGTTATCCTCGTCTGGGGGTTAAAACGGTCGTTGCTGGCCGTCGCCGCTGGAGCATTCGCCGCTCTGGCGCTGCCGCCTTTCGGTTTTTTCGCGGCGATGTTTCTCTCCTTCACGCTGCTCGTCTGGCTGCTCGACGGGGCGGCGGCTTCTCCTGAAAGCGGCCTGATCGGCAGGCTATGGCCGGCCTTTGCCGTCGGCTGGCTGTTCGGCTTCGGCTATTTCGTCGCCGGCCTTTGGTGGATCGGCCATGCCTTGCTGGTCGATTCGGAGGAATTTGCCTGGGCACTGCCCCTGGCAGTCCTCGGACTGCCGGCCGGCCTTGCGGTCTTCTACGGGCTGGCGACTGCACTTGCCCGGATCGTCTGGTCCGACGGCATGGGACGGATCGCCGCGCTGGCGGCCGGCTTCGGCCTGATGGAATGGCTTCGAAGCATGATCCTCACCGGCTTTCCCTGGAATGCCATCGGCTACGGCCTGATGCCCGTTCCGCTGATGATGCAGTCGGCGCATGTGATCGGTGCGATGGGGGTGACTGCACTTGCCGTCTTCGTCTTTTCCGCCCCGGCGCTGATCGGAACGCGACAGGGCGCGAAGTCGGGAATTGCGCTCGCCGCCCTGCTGTTTGCCGCCCACCTCGGTTACGGCGCCTATGCCGTCCATCTGGCGCCGCGGCCGCAGCCCTTGCCCGAGGACAAGCGTCCGGTGGTGCGGCTGGTGCAGCCGGCCATCGACCAGTCGGCGAAGATGGACAACGACGCCGACCGCAATGCGATCTTCGAGACCCATCTGAAGCTTTCCGCCGAAGCGCCCAGGAATGGCGGCCGCAAACCCAACATTATCGTCTGGCCGGAAACCTCGATCCCCTTCATCCTCACCGACAACCAGGATGCGCTGACGCGGATCGCCGATACGCTCGACGACGACCAGGTTCTGATCGCCGGCGCGGTGCGCGCCGAGGAGATGGGGCCTGGCACACCGGTGCGCTACTACAATTCCATCTATGTGATCGACGGCCGCGGCCAGATCATCGCCGCCTCCGACAAGGTGCATCTCGTGCCTTTCGGCGAATATCTGCCCTTCGAGGACATCCTCACCGAACTCGGCATCCAGAACGTCGTCGAGATACCGGGCGGCTTTTCGGCCGCCGCAAGCCGGCACCTGCTGGCGTTGCCCGGCGGTCTCAATCTCTACCCGCTGATCTGCTACGAGATCATCTTTCCGGGCGAAATGACCGGCGACATCGTGGATGCCAACGCGCTCCTCAACCTCACCAACGATGCCTGGTTCGGCATCACGCCCGGGCCCTACCAGCATTTCCAGCAGGCGCGTGTTCGAGCAATCGAGACAGGCCTGCCGCTGATTCGCGACGCCAACAACGGCATTTCGGCAATCGTGAACGCGCATGGGGAAATCATCGCGGGCCTCGATCTTGGTGAGACTGGCTTCATTGATGCAACTGTTGATGGGCTCGGCAATGGGTTCGGAACCACATACCCCCGTGAGACATACTTCTGGTTGACCGAAGCACTGTTGATGTTGATTGCGCTAATTTCACGCGGAAGTTTTATTTTAGGGTTGAATTGA
- a CDS encoding helix-turn-helix domain-containing protein, producing the protein MIENKKKPNPIDIHVGSRIRLRRTMLGMSQEKLGESLGITFQQIQKYEKGTNRVGASRLQNISSILNVPVSFFFEDAPGEHAGAVGGMAEASSSNYVVDFLSSSEGLQLNRAFVKISDPKVRRKVVELVKALAAEADAD; encoded by the coding sequence ATGATTGAAAATAAGAAGAAGCCGAATCCGATCGACATCCATGTTGGCAGCCGCATTCGCCTTCGCCGAACGATGTTGGGCATGAGCCAGGAAAAGCTTGGCGAAAGCCTCGGCATCACCTTCCAGCAGATCCAGAAATATGAAAAGGGCACCAACCGTGTCGGCGCAAGCCGTCTGCAGAACATCTCGAGCATCCTCAATGTTCCGGTCTCCTTCTTCTTCGAAGATGCGCCCGGCGAACATGCCGGCGCCGTCGGCGGCATGGCCGAAGCCTCCAGCTCGAATTACGTCGTAGACTTCCTCTCCTCCTCGGAGGGCCTGCAGCTCAACCGCGCCTTCGTCAAGATTTCCGATCCCAAGGTTCGCCGGAAGGTCGTGGAGCTGGTCAAGGCGCTCGCTGCCGAAGCTGACGCTGACTGA
- the metK gene encoding methionine adenosyltransferase: protein MRANYLFTSESVAEGHPDKVCDRISDEIVDLVYREAAKTGVNPWGVRIACETLATTNRVVIAGEVRLPPSLMKKDKDGKDVINPSKFKAAARRAIKDIGYEQDGFHWKKAKIDVLLHSQSADIAQGVDSAADQQGDEGAGDQGIMFGYACKETPDLMPAPIYYSHRILQLLAAARKKGDGEVAKLGPDAKSQVTVRYVDGKPSEVTSIVLSTQHLDESWDSKKVRAVVEPYIREALGELKIAEDCKWYINPTGKFVIGGPDGDAGLTGRKIIVDTYGGAAPHGGGAFSGKDTTKVDRSAAYAARYLAKNVVAAGLADRCTIQLSYAIGVAQPLSIYVDLHGTGKGVSEDQVEAAIRQNMDLSPSGIRRHLDLNKPIYAKTSAYGHFGRKAGRDGSFSWERTDLVKALKEAVKTKAAA from the coding sequence ATGCGCGCGAATTATCTCTTTACCAGCGAATCTGTTGCCGAAGGTCATCCGGACAAAGTGTGTGACCGCATCTCCGACGAGATCGTCGACCTGGTCTACCGCGAAGCGGCCAAGACCGGCGTCAATCCGTGGGGCGTGCGCATTGCCTGCGAAACGCTGGCAACAACCAATCGCGTCGTTATTGCCGGCGAGGTCCGCCTGCCACCGAGCCTGATGAAGAAGGACAAGGACGGCAAGGACGTCATCAATCCCTCGAAGTTCAAGGCCGCCGCCCGCCGCGCCATCAAGGATATCGGCTACGAGCAGGACGGCTTCCACTGGAAGAAGGCAAAGATCGACGTGCTGCTGCACTCTCAGTCGGCCGACATCGCCCAGGGCGTCGACAGCGCCGCCGACCAGCAGGGCGACGAGGGCGCCGGCGACCAGGGCATCATGTTCGGTTACGCCTGCAAGGAAACGCCGGACCTGATGCCGGCCCCGATCTATTATTCCCACAGGATTCTGCAGCTGCTAGCAGCCGCCCGCAAGAAGGGTGACGGCGAAGTCGCCAAGCTCGGCCCCGACGCCAAGAGCCAGGTGACCGTGCGTTACGTCGACGGCAAGCCGTCGGAAGTGACCTCGATCGTGCTTTCGACCCAGCATCTCGACGAGAGCTGGGATTCCAAGAAGGTTCGCGCGGTCGTCGAACCCTATATCCGCGAAGCACTCGGCGAACTGAAGATCGCCGAGGATTGCAAGTGGTACATCAACCCGACCGGCAAGTTCGTCATCGGCGGACCGGACGGCGATGCAGGCCTCACCGGCCGCAAGATCATCGTTGACACCTATGGCGGTGCGGCTCCGCATGGCGGCGGCGCATTCTCCGGCAAGGACACGACCAAGGTCGACCGTTCGGCTGCCTATGCCGCCCGCTACCTCGCCAAGAACGTCGTCGCCGCCGGCCTTGCCGACCGCTGCACGATCCAACTCTCCTACGCCATCGGCGTCGCGCAGCCGCTGTCGATCTATGTCGACCTGCACGGCACCGGCAAGGGTGTGTCGGAAGACCAGGTCGAAGCGGCGATCCGTCAGAATATGGACCTCTCGCCATCGGGCATCCGCCGTCACCTCGACCTCAACAAGCCAATCTACGCCAAGACCTCGGCCTACGGCCATTTCGGCCGCAAGGCCGGCCGTGACGGCTCGTTCTCCTGGGAGCGCACCGACCTCGTCAAGGCGCTCAAGGAAGCCGTCAAGACCAAGGCTGCTGCATGA
- a CDS encoding tRNA (guanosine(46)-N(7))-methyltransferase TrmB, which translates to MTDMERRGRATEAFFGRRKGKALREQQAETLNSLLPAFLIDLSAAPPEPLTSLFPIPVTTLRLEIGFGGGEHLIHRALERPSTGFIGVEPFVNSMQKLLSRIGETGASNIRVYNDDATQLLDWLPDGTLDKIDLLYPDPWPKRKHWKRRFVSKTNLDRFHRVLKPGGLFCFASDIDTYVNWTLIKCRDHGGFDWMAENAADWLTPYEGWPSTRYETKARREGRSSAYLTFRKI; encoded by the coding sequence ATGACGGATATGGAGCGCCGGGGACGGGCGACCGAAGCCTTTTTCGGTCGCCGCAAGGGAAAGGCCCTGCGCGAACAGCAGGCGGAAACGCTGAACAGCCTGCTCCCGGCATTCCTCATCGATCTCTCGGCGGCTCCCCCGGAGCCGCTGACATCCCTCTTCCCGATCCCGGTCACGACATTGCGGCTGGAAATCGGTTTCGGCGGCGGCGAACATCTGATTCATCGGGCGCTCGAAAGACCTTCGACCGGTTTCATCGGCGTCGAACCCTTCGTCAATTCGATGCAGAAGCTTTTGTCGCGCATCGGCGAAACCGGTGCCTCCAATATCCGCGTCTATAATGACGATGCAACGCAACTGCTCGACTGGCTGCCGGATGGCACGCTCGACAAGATTGATCTGCTCTATCCCGACCCATGGCCGAAGCGGAAGCACTGGAAGCGCCGCTTCGTCTCGAAGACCAATCTCGACCGCTTTCATCGCGTGCTGAAGCCCGGCGGCCTTTTCTGCTTCGCCTCCGACATCGACACCTATGTGAACTGGACGCTGATCAAATGCCGCGACCATGGCGGCTTCGACTGGATGGCGGAAAACGCGGCGGATTGGCTGACCCCCTATGAGGGCTGGCCGAGCACGCGCTACGAGACGAAAGCGCGCCGCGAGGGCCGTTCCTCGGCCTATCTGACATTCAGGAAGATCTGA
- a CDS encoding DUF1150 family protein, giving the protein MLMKEATSRLTKSELAHIGNGEVAYIRKMRTEEVAKCFPEAPDIDPNVDLWALFGADGTPILLTDNRSSTFFKAAEDELKTVSLH; this is encoded by the coding sequence ATGTTGATGAAAGAAGCCACGTCTCGCTTGACCAAATCCGAGCTTGCCCACATCGGCAACGGCGAGGTCGCCTATATCAGAAAGATGCGCACTGAAGAGGTCGCCAAGTGCTTCCCAGAGGCACCGGATATCGATCCGAACGTCGATCTCTGGGCACTCTTCGGCGCCGACGGCACGCCCATCCTTCTGACGGACAACCGCTCCAGCACCTTCTTCAAGGCGGCCGAAGACGAATTGAAGACAGTCAGTCTGCACTGA
- a CDS encoding Hsp20 family protein has protein sequence MSRITPFASPLLLGFDAMEKTLERISKASDGYPPYNIERIAADSGAPERLRITLAVAGFSEEELDVSTEENQLVIRGRQLEQGERDYLYRGIAARQFQRTFVLADGMQVLGAGLKNGLLSVDLIRPEPARMVKKINISVSQ, from the coding sequence ATGAGCCGCATTACGCCTTTCGCCAGCCCTTTGCTTCTGGGCTTCGACGCCATGGAAAAGACGCTGGAGCGCATTTCCAAGGCGAGCGACGGATACCCGCCTTACAATATCGAACGCATCGCCGCCGACAGCGGCGCCCCCGAACGTCTGCGCATCACCCTTGCGGTTGCCGGTTTCAGCGAGGAGGAGCTTGATGTCTCCACCGAGGAGAACCAGCTTGTGATCCGCGGCCGCCAGCTGGAGCAGGGCGAGCGGGACTATCTCTATCGCGGCATCGCCGCCCGCCAGTTTCAGCGCACCTTCGTGCTGGCCGACGGCATGCAGGTGCTTGGCGCCGGCCTCAAGAACGGTCTGCTCTCCGTCGATCTAATTCGTCCCGAACCCGCCCGCATGGTCAAGAAAATTAACATTTCGGTTTCACAGTAG
- a CDS encoding nucleoside hydrolase: MASARKIIIDTDPGQDDAAAIMLAFGSRDELEVLGITTVAGNVPLSFTSRNARIVCELCSRTDVKVFAGADRPIARKLVTAEHVHGKTGLDGPDLPEPTMALQPGHSVDFIIETLRREPEGTVTLCTLGPLTNIGMAFQRAPDIVARVRELVMMGGGFFEGGNITPAAEFNIYVDPEAADIVFRSGVPIVMMPLDVTHQLLTRKDRVKRMAEIGTAPAKAMVEMLEFFERFDIEKYGSDGGPLHDPTVVAYLLKPELFQGRDCNVEIEVQSELTVGMTVVDWWHVTDRKRNAKVMRHVDADGFFDLLIERFARI; encoded by the coding sequence ATGGCAAGCGCGAGAAAGATCATCATCGACACGGATCCCGGCCAGGATGACGCGGCCGCCATCATGCTGGCTTTCGGCAGCCGCGATGAGCTCGAGGTGCTGGGGATCACGACGGTCGCTGGCAACGTGCCGCTGTCATTCACCAGCCGCAACGCGCGCATCGTCTGCGAGCTCTGCAGCCGCACGGATGTAAAGGTTTTCGCCGGAGCCGATAGGCCGATCGCCCGCAAGCTGGTGACGGCAGAGCATGTGCATGGCAAGACCGGGCTCGACGGCCCTGATCTGCCCGAACCGACGATGGCGCTGCAGCCCGGCCACTCCGTCGATTTCATCATCGAGACGCTGCGCCGCGAGCCGGAGGGCACAGTGACGCTCTGCACGCTCGGGCCGCTCACCAATATCGGCATGGCCTTCCAGAGGGCGCCCGACATCGTTGCCCGCGTTCGCGAGCTGGTGATGATGGGCGGTGGCTTTTTCGAGGGCGGCAACATCACACCGGCCGCCGAATTCAACATTTATGTCGACCCCGAAGCCGCCGACATCGTTTTCCGCTCCGGCGTCCCGATCGTGATGATGCCGCTCGACGTGACGCACCAGCTGCTGACCCGCAAGGACCGGGTCAAGCGCATGGCCGAGATCGGCACGGCGCCGGCAAAGGCCATGGTCGAAATGCTGGAATTCTTCGAACGCTTCGATATCGAGAAATACGGTTCCGACGGCGGGCCGCTGCACGACCCGACGGTTGTCGCCTATCTGCTGAAACCAGAGCTTTTCCAGGGCCGGGACTGCAATGTCGAAATCGAGGTCCAGTCCGAACTCACCGTCGGGATGACCGTCGTCGACTGGTGGCATGTGACCGACCGCAAGCGCAATGCCAAGGTCATGCGCCATGTCGATGCGGACGGCTTCTTCGATCTGCTGATCGAACGCTTCGCCCGCATCTGA
- the grpE gene encoding nucleotide exchange factor GrpE, translated as MTDETTKNGPDATAANAAADAAVNVETATAGQEEANQPDPLDLLKAENAELRDRYLRLAAEMDNLRRRTEREVKDAKSYSVAGFARDMLAVSDNLRRALDAISPETKATADAGLTTLIEGVEMTERAMLAALERHGVRKLEPVGQKFDPNFHQAMFEVPNSEVPNNTVVQVVQAGFTIGERVLRPAMVGVAKGGPKPVEAEINSVFDEKDA; from the coding sequence ATGACCGATGAAACGACGAAAAACGGACCTGACGCAACTGCGGCCAACGCCGCAGCCGACGCTGCCGTCAACGTCGAAACAGCCACTGCCGGGCAGGAGGAGGCAAACCAGCCGGATCCGCTCGACCTCCTGAAGGCCGAGAATGCCGAGCTGCGTGACCGCTATCTGCGCCTTGCCGCCGAGATGGATAATCTGCGCCGCCGCACCGAGCGCGAGGTCAAGGATGCAAAATCCTATTCCGTCGCCGGTTTCGCCCGGGACATGCTCGCCGTCTCGGACAATTTGCGCCGGGCGCTGGACGCCATCTCTCCGGAGACCAAGGCCACGGCCGATGCCGGCCTCACCACGCTGATCGAAGGTGTGGAGATGACCGAGCGCGCGATGCTCGCGGCGCTGGAGCGCCACGGCGTTCGCAAGCTGGAGCCGGTTGGCCAGAAATTCGATCCGAATTTCCATCAGGCGATGTTCGAAGTGCCGAACTCCGAAGTGCCGAACAATACCGTCGTCCAGGTCGTGCAGGCCGGCTTCACCATCGGCGAACGCGTCCTGCGCCCGGCCATGGTCGGCGTCGCCAAGGGTGGCCCGAAGCCGGTCGAGGCCGAGATCAATTCCGTCTTCGACGAGAAGGACGCCTGA
- the hrcA gene encoding heat-inducible transcriptional repressor HrcA, with translation MGIRSTSVSDAVAALDERSREIFRRIVEGYLESGEPLGSRNLSRLLPMSLSPASVRNVMSDLEELGLIYSPHVSAGRLPTQIGLRFFVDAFMQIGDLSAEERASIDRQVRAESGGNPVESMMNEASRMLSGISRGAGLVITSKSDPVLKHVEFIRLEPTKALAVLVGDHDQVENRIIELPAGITSSQLTEAANFLNAHMSGQTLPELRKQLSRLKDDVRHELDALSRDLVERGIAVWAGSPDEGKPAQLIIRGRANLLEGLAGAEDLDRLRMLFDDLEKKDSLIELLNLAESGSGVRIFIGSENKLFSLSGSSLIVAPYRDEDDRIVGAVGVIGPTRLNYSRIVPMVDYTAQLVSRLSRNPL, from the coding sequence ATGGGCATCAGGTCGACGTCGGTTTCGGATGCCGTTGCTGCACTGGACGAACGCTCCAGGGAAATTTTCCGCCGCATCGTCGAAGGGTATCTTGAAAGCGGCGAGCCGCTCGGCTCGCGCAATCTGTCGCGCCTGCTGCCGATGTCGCTGTCGCCGGCCTCGGTGCGCAACGTCATGAGCGATCTCGAAGAGCTCGGTCTCATCTATTCCCCGCATGTCAGCGCCGGCCGGCTGCCGACCCAGATCGGGCTGCGCTTCTTCGTCGATGCCTTCATGCAGATCGGCGATCTCTCCGCCGAGGAGCGTGCCAGCATCGATCGCCAGGTGCGGGCCGAAAGCGGCGGCAATCCGGTAGAATCGATGATGAACGAGGCGAGTCGCATGCTTTCCGGCATCTCGCGCGGGGCCGGCCTCGTCATCACCTCGAAAAGCGATCCGGTGTTGAAACATGTCGAGTTCATCCGGCTTGAGCCGACAAAGGCGCTCGCTGTACTCGTCGGCGATCACGATCAGGTGGAAAACCGCATCATCGAACTGCCGGCAGGCATCACCTCGTCGCAATTGACGGAGGCGGCGAATTTCCTCAACGCCCACATGTCCGGCCAGACGCTGCCGGAGCTGCGCAAACAATTAAGCCGTCTGAAGGATGATGTCCGTCACGAACTCGATGCGCTCTCGCGCGATCTTGTCGAGCGCGGCATCGCCGTCTGGGCCGGCAGCCCGGACGAGGGAAAGCCCGCCCAGCTGATCATCCGTGGCCGCGCCAATCTGCTGGAAGGCCTCGCCGGCGCCGAGGATCTCGACCGGCTGCGCATGCTGTTCGATGATCTCGAAAAGAAGGATAGCCTGATCGAGCTTCTTAACCTGGCCGAAAGTGGTTCGGGCGTTCGGATCTTCATCGGTTCGGAAAACAAGCTCTTCTCGCTGTCCGGCTCGTCGCTCATCGTCGCGCCTTATCGCGACGAGGACGACCGGATTGTCGGCGCTGTCGGTGTCATCGGCCCGACGCGGCTCAATTATTCCCGTATCGTGCCGATGGTGGATTATACCGCCCAGCTCGTCTCCCGCCTGTCGCGCAATCCGCTTTGA